One Prosthecochloris marina DNA window includes the following coding sequences:
- a CDS encoding ATP-dependent helicase: MIDFLQQLNDVQRQAVQTTEGPVMVLAGAGSGKTRVITYRIAYLIGEENVAPHQILALTFTNKAANEMRQRVDELLHSGSSRGLWIGTFHSIFARLLRNYIHLIGYDGNFSIYDSDDSKSLIRQVMKELNIPVDAVPVNTVQGIISKAKNSFILPDQFHAQASDYNGQKAAQIYEVYVRKLRENNALDFDDLLIKPLELFQAQPAVLEQLQHYFRYILIDEYQDTNKAQYLVAKSLAAKHRNIFVVGDDAQSIYSWRGADITNILNFQDDYPEASVFKLVENYRSTQTILQAANGVIKRNRRQIEKELVSRQSSGEPLTLLESFNEKREAEKVGEYIRTWKLTKGFDYKDFAVFYRTNAQSRVLEDIFRMDRIPYRIFGSVSFYKRKEIKDAVAYLRFIRNDQDTESLLRIINFPPRKIGEVSIGKLRDYALTNNSSLYEAILKAEEADFPARLRNALQGFIAVIEQLKDIAKEGSVYDVLSALYESTGITSLLQAENTPESMARYENLQELLSMARDFSDHNEGTNGLNDFLNGISLATDYEEVQEDDNYVSLMTVHAAKGLEFPVVFITGLEERLFPLNYYESDELEEERRLFYVAVTRAQQKVFLSWAKSRYYYGQPQTCMKSMFIDEVDSSILITESGKKQSNGSVSEKKQSIERCNGRTPVPSSVSKSGGNSSSDERSSGLKSGTRVHHAMFGPGIVLSVQGTGERQKAKIKFRNVGEKTLMVQYANLTFEQ; the protein is encoded by the coding sequence TTGATTGATTTTCTTCAACAACTCAATGATGTACAGCGCCAGGCTGTTCAGACTACCGAAGGACCGGTTATGGTGCTTGCAGGCGCAGGTTCGGGCAAAACCAGGGTCATTACGTACAGAATAGCTTATCTGATCGGCGAGGAAAACGTTGCCCCTCACCAGATTCTTGCACTGACCTTTACGAACAAGGCGGCCAACGAAATGCGTCAGCGTGTGGATGAGCTGCTGCACAGCGGAAGTTCAAGAGGGCTCTGGATCGGCACGTTCCATTCAATATTCGCTCGTCTGCTTCGTAACTATATTCATCTGATAGGTTATGATGGCAACTTTTCGATTTATGATTCCGATGACAGCAAGAGTTTGATACGTCAGGTGATGAAGGAGCTGAATATTCCTGTTGATGCCGTGCCTGTCAATACTGTGCAGGGAATCATAAGCAAGGCAAAAAACAGTTTTATTCTGCCCGATCAGTTTCATGCACAGGCTTCGGATTATAACGGTCAGAAAGCGGCGCAGATTTATGAGGTTTATGTCCGCAAGCTCCGGGAGAACAATGCGCTTGATTTTGACGACCTGCTCATCAAACCTCTTGAGCTTTTTCAGGCACAACCGGCAGTGCTCGAACAGCTGCAGCACTATTTCCGCTACATTCTGATCGACGAGTACCAGGATACGAACAAGGCTCAATACCTTGTTGCGAAGTCCCTTGCCGCAAAACATCGAAACATTTTTGTGGTTGGAGATGATGCACAATCCATTTACTCTTGGCGAGGTGCGGATATCACCAATATCCTGAATTTCCAGGATGACTACCCTGAGGCTTCGGTTTTCAAGCTGGTTGAAAACTATCGCAGCACGCAGACAATTCTCCAGGCTGCAAACGGGGTTATCAAGCGTAACAGGAGGCAGATAGAAAAGGAGCTTGTTTCCAGGCAGAGCAGTGGCGAGCCTTTGACGCTTCTCGAGTCGTTCAACGAAAAAAGGGAAGCCGAAAAGGTCGGAGAGTATATCCGTACCTGGAAACTGACAAAAGGCTTTGACTACAAGGATTTTGCGGTCTTTTACCGGACCAACGCACAGTCGAGGGTCCTGGAGGATATCTTTCGGATGGACAGGATTCCTTACAGAATTTTCGGGAGTGTTTCATTTTACAAACGTAAGGAGATCAAGGATGCCGTTGCATATCTCCGATTTATACGTAATGATCAGGATACCGAATCCCTCTTGCGTATTATCAATTTTCCTCCCCGGAAAATCGGTGAGGTCAGTATCGGCAAACTTCGTGACTATGCGCTTACGAACAATTCCTCCTTGTATGAAGCTATTTTGAAAGCGGAAGAAGCTGATTTTCCTGCGAGGCTGCGTAATGCTCTTCAGGGATTCATTGCTGTTATAGAGCAGTTGAAGGATATCGCGAAAGAGGGCTCGGTTTATGACGTGCTTTCCGCTCTCTATGAATCGACAGGTATTACATCGTTGCTTCAGGCTGAAAATACCCCTGAATCGATGGCACGCTATGAAAATCTCCAGGAGCTGCTTTCGATGGCAAGGGATTTTTCAGATCATAATGAAGGCACAAACGGCCTGAACGACTTTTTGAACGGGATCTCTCTGGCAACCGATTACGAAGAGGTTCAGGAAGATGACAATTATGTTTCCCTGATGACGGTTCATGCCGCTAAGGGGCTCGAGTTTCCCGTGGTTTTTATTACCGGTCTCGAGGAGAGGTTATTTCCTCTTAACTATTACGAGTCGGATGAACTTGAAGAAGAAAGAAGGTTGTTCTACGTTGCCGTGACAAGGGCACAGCAAAAGGTTTTTCTCTCCTGGGCAAAGAGTCGCTACTATTATGGGCAGCCGCAGACATGTATGAAGTCCATGTTCATCGACGAGGTTGACAGCAGTATCCTGATTACCGAAAGCGGGAAAAAACAAAGTAACGGGAGTGTTTCGGAAAAAAAGCAGAGCATCGAGCGATGTAACGGAAGAACACCGGTGCCTTCTTCTGTTTCGAAAAGCGGTGGAAATAGCAGCTCGGATGAGCGATCTTCCGGTTTGAAATCCGGAACGAGAGTGCATCATGCCATGTTCGGTCCCGGTATAGTGTTATCGGTCCAGGGGACGGGCGAGCGCCAGAAAGCAAAGATCAAATTCAGGAATGTCGGTGAGAAAACATTGATGGTACAGTATGCTAACCTTACCTTCGAACAATAG
- a CDS encoding 4a-hydroxytetrahydrobiopterin dehydratase yields MEKLNDDLVEKKIRELNGWDVVVVDGEKRLVREFIFEDFTGAVAFSVKVGIIAEKADHHPVVLTEWGKVTVSWWSHSLGGLSEKDFEMAERTSMLYEG; encoded by the coding sequence ATGGAAAAGCTTAATGACGATCTCGTTGAGAAGAAGATCCGGGAGCTCAACGGATGGGATGTTGTTGTCGTAGACGGGGAAAAACGTCTTGTCAGGGAGTTTATATTCGAAGACTTTACGGGTGCTGTAGCGTTCAGCGTAAAAGTCGGGATAATTGCCGAGAAAGCCGATCATCATCCTGTTGTGTTGACCGAGTGGGGGAAGGTAACGGTTTCCTGGTGGAGCCATTCGCTCGGCGGACTGAGCGAAAAAGATTTCGAAATGGCAGAGAGAACATCGATGCTCTATGAGGGCTGA